From Natator depressus isolate rNatDep1 chromosome 7, rNatDep2.hap1, whole genome shotgun sequence, the proteins below share one genomic window:
- the LOC141991554 gene encoding zona pellucida sperm-binding protein 4-like: protein MLHPGQAGVDSLALTAWDTAGKLHALQNDSSCGVWVSQAADGSRTVGASYAGCYVSEWDGGHLMVVGVEGMAAGGRRALHEEKVLRCPRSLPALDAPSPDVCAAIQSQDRLPCGSPPIARGVCEEQGCCYNPSDRVKPCYYGNTVTAQCTPDGQFSLVVSRAVTLPPLILDSVHLANGRGAGCVPVGQNNAFVLFRFPLSACGTTFRMVGDQGVYETELVADRDVKTWTLGSITRDSTFRLHVRCSYSISGNFLPLSVQVFTLPPPPAVSQPGPLMLELRIATEQNYGSYYADQDYPVVKVLRDPIYVEVRILQRTDPDLVLVLHDCWATPSTNPQQQPQWPILVDGCPYTGDNYRTQLVPVGAASGLQFPSHHQRFIVRTFTFVESASQRVLTGPVYLHCSASVCQPSRLEPCTLSCPAGARGRRSSEQHLQDGLSHITSQGPVFLLQARLKREVSSELGSPRNSGAAWILALAGVMLMGALCVMLMAIMQGRWRNTACEICVIQ, encoded by the exons ATGCTGcatcctggccaggctggggtgGACTCCCTGGCACTGACTGCTTGGG ATACGGCTGGGAAGCTGCATGCTCTGCAGAATGACTCCAGCTGTGGGGTCTGGGTCTCCCAGGCTGCAGATGGCTCCAGGACAGTTGGTGCCTCCTATGCTGGCTGTTATGTCTCTGAATGG GATGGCGGTCACCTGATGGTGGTTGGTGTTGAGGGGATGGCTGCTGGTGGGCGCAGGGCCCTGCATGAGGAGAAGGTGCTCAGGTGCCCCAGGAGCCTGCCAG CCCTGGATGCTCCAAGCCCCGATGTCTGTGCTGCCATCCAGAGCCAGGACAGGCTGCCCTGTGGCTCCCCACCCATCGCCCGGGGAGTCTGTGAAGAACAAGGCTGTTGTTACAACCCCAGTGATAGGGTGAAGCCTTGTTACTATGGCAACACAG TGACAGCGCAGTGCACTCCAGATGGCCAGTTCTCCCTCGTGGTCTCTCGGGCTGTGACTCTGCCCCCCCTGATCCTGGACTCGGTGCATCTGGCCAATGGGCGTGGTGCTGGCTGTGTCCCTGTGGGGCAGAACAACGCCTTTGTCCTGTTCCGGTTCCcactctctgcctgtggcaccaCTTTCCGG ATGGTTGGAGACCAGGGTGTGTATGAGACTGAGCTGGTGGCAGACAGGGATGTGAAAACCTGGACTCTGGGCTCCATCACCAGGGATAGCACCTTCAG GTTACACGTCCGCTGCAGCTACTCCATCAGTGGGAACTTCCTCCCCTTGAGTGTCCAggtcttcaccctgcccccgccccccgctgtgtcccagcctggccccctgATGCTGGAGCTGCGCATTGCCACAG AGCAGAATTACGGCTCCTACTACGCAGACCAAGATTACCCTGTGGTGAAGGTTCTGCGGGACCCCATCTACGTGGAGGTCCGGATCCTGCAGAGAACTGACCCAGATCTGGTTCTGGTCCTGCACGACTGCTGGGCCACCCCCAGCAccaacccccagcagcagccgcagTGGCCGATCCTGGTGGATGG GTGCCCGTACACAGGAGACAACTACCGCACCCAGCTGGTGCCTGTGGGAGCCGCCTCGGGGCTGCAGTTCCCATCTCACCACCAGCGCTTCATCGTCAGAACCTTCACCTTCGTGGAGTCTGCCTCCCAGCGGGTGCTCACAGGGCCG GTGTACCTGCATTGCAGCGCCTCAGTGTGTCAGCCCTCCAGGCTGGagccctgcaccctctcctgccctgctGGAGCCC ggggcaggaggagctCTGAGCAGCACCTTCAAGATGGGCTCTCCCACATCACCAGCCAGGGGCCTGTGTTTCTCCTCCAGGCCAGGCTGAAGAGGGAAGTGTCTTCAGAACTTG GATCTCCAAGGAACAGTGGAGCAGCCTGGATCTTGGCCTTAGCTGGGGTGATGCTGATGGGGGCACTGTGTGTGATGCTCATGGCCATCATGCAGGGCAGATGGAGAAACACAGCCTGTGAGATCTGTGTGATACAATAA